The window TTTCGTTGAGTGACGGTCCCTTGAGTACTAATATTCAAGATCAATATAAAGGGTCGCCAGTCTTGAATTTTACAAATCGATGGGGCGAATGGCCATTGGCGGTCTCTGTTTCGGCTGGAATTTTTGGGGCGTCATTACTGACTAAAAATTCAAAATTTCAGGATGTAGCGTTTACGTCTCTGCAGTCATTGGTGATGACCAATCTTACTGTTAATGCCGGTAAGTTTTTGTTTGCCCGAAAGCGTCCCCACACAAATGAAGGCCCCTACGAGATGGAATTTGCAGAGCTTGGCCATACTTCTTTGCCTTCGGGGCATACGGCTACGGCCTTTGCTTTGGTAACGCCTTGGGTTATTTACTATCCCAACGTTTTTACTTATTCGATGATGGCCATACCTGTTGGGACGGCTATTGCCCGTGTCGCAAAAGGGCGTCACTGGCTAAGTGATGTGACTGCTGGAGCAGCTATCGGTTTTTCGATGGGTTACTATTTATCGAAAAAACATTTAAATATTCAATCAAAACGTTTTGAAATCACCCCATCGGCCGGGTC of the Fodinibius sp. Rm-B-1B1-1 genome contains:
- a CDS encoding phosphatase PAP2 family protein, with the translated sequence MYNRRTIVFTAFLCLLVGIQCAYCQQDAHRFLRWTVNDPVDMFSNIGSREVLRGTSVGLGIAAISLSDGPLSTNIQDQYKGSPVLNFTNRWGEWPLAVSVSAGIFGASLLTKNSKFQDVAFTSLQSLVMTNLTVNAGKFLFARKRPHTNEGPYEMEFAELGHTSLPSGHTATAFALVTPWVIYYPNVFTYSMMAIPVGTAIARVAKGRHWLSDVTAGAAIGFSMGYYLSKKHLNIQSKRFEITPSAGSNSVALRVNFSF